From one Gossypium hirsutum isolate 1008001.06 chromosome D08, Gossypium_hirsutum_v2.1, whole genome shotgun sequence genomic stretch:
- the LOC107921722 gene encoding brassinosteroid-responsive RING protein 1, giving the protein MGFPASYGEVTLPKPLLYALSLLGFIGNLISALLNRLGLSDFIESDMVWPENPTRTTSETTTVPSLLFPVIKFEELVVDPPADCAVCLNDFERGEEIRCLKNCRHVFHRACLDRWMDHDQKTCPLCRTLF; this is encoded by the coding sequence ATGGGGTTTCCTGCTAGTTACGGCGAAGTTACCTTACCCAAGCCCTTGCTTTACGCACTTTCATTACTGGGTTTCATCGGAAATCTAATTTCCGCCCTTTTAAACCGCCTCGGACTCTCCGATTTCATCGAATCGGACATGGTTTGGCCGGAAAACCCGACCCGAACAACATCCGAGACTACCACCGTACCCTCTCTTCTCTTTCCGGTAATAAAGTTCGAGGAGCTCGTCGTCGACCCACCGGCGGACTGTGCCGTTTGCTTGAACGATTTCGAAAGAGGGGAAGAGATCAGGTGCTTGAAAAACTGTAGACACGTTTTCCACAGGGCGTGTTTGGACCGTTGGATGGATCATGATCAGAAAACGTGTCCACTTTGTAGGAcacttttttaa